In Comamonas koreensis, the genomic stretch TGCTGCTGCAGCTGAACCTGGCGCGCATCCAGGCGCTGGCACCTGGCGCGCAGGTCTGGGGTTTGTCGGCGACGATTGGCAACCTGGCAGAGGCCAGCGATGTGCTGCTGAGCGCCTGGCAGGTGAAGGAGCCGGCGCTGGTCCAAGACATGCGGCCCAAGCCTTTTCATCTGCACAGCATCACGCCGCCGCTGGGCACGCGCATGCCCTGGGCGGGGCATTTGGGCCTGGCCAATTTGGGCGAGGTGGCCAAGCTGGTGTTCAGCGCGCCCAGCACGATTGTGTTTACCAACACCCGCGCGCAGGCCGAGCTGTGGCACACGGCGCTGGCGAGCATATGGCCGGAAGATGCCGAGACCTTGGCGATCCACCACGGTTCGCTGGACCAGGGCGTACGGCAGTCGGTGGAGCAGCGCCTGCGCGCTGGCACCCTGCGCTGCGTGGTGGCGACCAGCAGCCTGGATTTGGGCGTGGACTTCCCGGCAGTCGAGCGCGTGATCCAGATTGGCGGGGCACGGTCTGTGGCCCGCATGGTGCAGCGCGCCGGCCGTGCCAAGCACCGGCCTGGTGCTGCCGTGCATGTGGAAGCCGTTGCCACCCAGGCGATGGACCTGGCCGAGTTTGCCGCCGTGCGCGAGCTGGCCGAGGCCCAGGTGTATGAGCGGCGCGAGCCCCTGCGCCTGTGCTTTGATGTGCTGAGCCAGCATGCGATGAGCGCGGCGCTGGCGGGAGGATTCAGGCCGCCGGAGCTGTTGGCCGAGGTGCGGCGCACAGCGGCTTTTCGTGATCTGAGCGATGCGCAGTGGCAGTCCGTGCTGGCGTTTCTGGAGCATGGCAGCGATTCGCTCGTGCAGTACCCGCAGTACGAGCGCCTGCACTGTGCCGATGGCCTGTGCCAGCCAGCCAACACCGGCGTGGTGCGCATGCACCGCATGTCGATTGGCACGATCACCGCGCATGGGGCCGTCAATGTGCAGTACCTGCGCGGCGCGCGGCTGGGCTCGGTTGAAGAGGCGTTTATCGCGCGCCTGAACGCTGGCGATGTATTCAACTTTGCCGGACGCAGCCTGGTGCTGGTGCGGCTGGAGAACAACACCGCCTGGGTGCGCCGCAGTGCCCAGGTAGGCCTGCTGACGCCGGCCTGGGCCGGCTCGCTGATGCCGATGTCCTCATCCTTGGGTGAGCGCATGCAGCAGCTGCTGAGCACCGCCGCTACCAGCCCTGCCGCCGATGACGCGCCGCACGCCCGCGAGCTGCAATGGCTGCAGCCCTTGCTGCAGCTGCAAAGCCAGCGCTCGCTGGTGCCGGGTGCGGGCCAGCTGCTGATCGAGCAGGTGGGCAAAACACAAACAGTCCAGGCGGGCAAGACGGCGCCGCTGTTTGTCTATCCCTTTGCCGGCCGCGTG encodes the following:
- a CDS encoding ligase-associated DNA damage response DEXH box helicase, coding for MADLDNSTAPSGRAMQRAAKRWRDWLKEQDIGAAVFQQQAWRAYAEGHSGLISAPTGRGKTLAALGGPLMQAMAEAETSEGRAAHGPRMLWVTPLRALASDTRERITGPVAAVLPHWQVAMRTGDATSRDQRLTDTGKAQLVVITPESLALLLSHERSREQFSQLRCIVVDEWHELLPSKRGVLLQLNLARIQALAPGAQVWGLSATIGNLAEASDVLLSAWQVKEPALVQDMRPKPFHLHSITPPLGTRMPWAGHLGLANLGEVAKLVFSAPSTIVFTNTRAQAELWHTALASIWPEDAETLAIHHGSLDQGVRQSVEQRLRAGTLRCVVATSSLDLGVDFPAVERVIQIGGARSVARMVQRAGRAKHRPGAAVHVEAVATQAMDLAEFAAVRELAEAQVYERREPLRLCFDVLSQHAMSAALAGGFRPPELLAEVRRTAAFRDLSDAQWQSVLAFLEHGSDSLVQYPQYERLHCADGLCQPANTGVVRMHRMSIGTITAHGAVNVQYLRGARLGSVEEAFIARLNAGDVFNFAGRSLVLVRLENNTAWVRRSAQVGLLTPAWAGSLMPMSSSLGERMQQLLSTAATSPAADDAPHARELQWLQPLLQLQSQRSLVPGAGQLLIEQVGKTQTVQAGKTAPLFVYPFAGRVAHEGLAVLIATRLAHIQPNTFAWACNEIGLMIQPTLPIDANAVDWSEIFQLDGLDTDLRSAVNFSELARKRFKEIAQIAGLVQSKVPGKKSRASDRQLQVSASLLFDVLSKYDPEHLLLRQARQEALDQELHLPTMQRLLASIAGRQIALRFPAKHTPFSFGLWAESFRGQLSNETWQDKVRRMAAQQERQSLGDTHPRQAAHPGAPTQGAARRARRSRQPEDRS